In a genomic window of Tursiops truncatus isolate mTurTru1 chromosome 7, mTurTru1.mat.Y, whole genome shotgun sequence:
- the STK36 gene encoding serine/threonine-protein kinase 36 isoform X4 produces MCGTVPGAVALHHHLYLLLRDPEISVMEKYHVLEMIGEGSFGRVYKGRRKYSAQVVALKFIPKLGRSDKELRNLQREIEIMQGLRHPNIVHMLDSFETDKEVVVVTDYAEGELFQILEDDGKLPEEQVQAIAAQLVSALYYLHSHRILHRDMKPQNILLAKGGGIKLCDFGFARAMSTNTMVLTSIKGTPLYMSPELVEERPYDHTADLWSVGCILYELAVGTPPFYTTSIFQLVSLILKDPVRWPPTISPCFKNFLQGLLTKDPRQRLSWPDLLHHPFIAGRVTILTESAGPDLGTPFTSRLPPELQVLKDQQAHRLAPKGNRSRILRQAYRHMAEEAKQKKHQNPGPALEQEDRTSKVASGTASLTRLKATPQEPSLLTGVLGSEMKSSWAEWRAGEAPPAPCRENWITQDCEQAFPELRPEVVGQQSLDAVDLENEEPGNDDAEWRHLLETTEPVPVQLKAPLALLCNPDFCQRIQSQLHEAGGQILKGVLEGASHILPVLRVLSSLLSSRGGDSVSLYSFCRGAGLPWLLLSLLRHSQESSSIQQQRWYGTFLRDLMAVIQAYFACTFNLERSQTGDSLQVFQEAANLFLELLGKLLAQPDDSEQTLRRDSLMCFTVLCEAMDGNSWTISRAFYSSLMTTQRAVLDGLLHGLTVPQLPFHSPPGAPEVSQLLREQSEDLPGALSSALAALCTAPVGLPGCWEAKAQISRHLANQLTEDSNQLRSSLISGLQHPILCLHLLKVLYSCCHVSEPLCCLLGREPLALESLWKLVQGKVKVVDWEESAEVALYLLSLLVLHLQDMPSGMEKLGSEVATVFTHSHVVSLVSAAACLLGQLGQQGVTFDLQPVEWIAAATYALSAPAEVRLTPPGGCGFYDGLLMLLLQLLTQQGKGNPVRVVASSEMWTVLWHRFSMVLRLPEEASVQEEELSLSSPQSPEPDWTLISPQGMAALLGLAMATFTQEPQLCLSHLSQRGSILMSTLKHLLSPSFLHHLTQAPQGPEFLPVVVLSVCQLLCFPFALDVDADLLEGVLADLTDSEVTAHLLQVCCHHLPLTQAELPISLLTRLALSEPPSLNQFVSTVAACPTTTISFLSAALLGDQPLLTSDLLSLLAHTARVLSPSHLSFIQELLAGPDESCRPLRSLLGHPENSVRARTYGLLGHLLQHSGALRGALQSQLGLLNLLLLGLGDKDPAVRRGASFAVGNAAYQAGPLGPALAAAVPGMTQLLGDPQAGIRRNAASALGNLGPEGLGDELVRCQVPQRLLEVACGDPQPNVKEAALVALRSLQQEPCIHQGMWDLSFLTRD; encoded by the exons ATGTGTGGAACTGTCCCTGGAGCTGTAGCCCTTCACCACCATCTCTATCTCCTTCTGAGGGATCCTGAAATCTCTGTCATGGAAAAGTACCACGTGTTGGAGATGATTGGAGAAGGCTCTTTCGGGAGGGTGTACAAGGGTCGAAGAAAATACAGCGCTCAG GTGGTGGCCCTGAAGTTCATTCCAAAATTGGGACGCTCAGACAAAGAGCTGAGGAATCTGCAACGAGAGATTGAAATCATGCAGGGTCTGCGGCATCCCAATATTGTGCATATGCTTGACAGCTTTGAGACTGACAAAGAG gtggtggtggtgacagacTATGCTGAGGGAGAGCTTTTTCAAATCCTAGAAGATGATGGAAAACTTCCCGAAGAGCAG GTTCAGGCCATTGCTGCCCAGTTGGTGTCAGCCCTGTACTATCTGCATTCCCACCGCATCCTCCACCGAGACATGAAGCCTCAGAACATCCTCCTTGCCAAGGGTGGTGGCATaaagctctgtgactttgg ATTTGCCCGGGCTATGAGCACCAACACGATGGTGCTGACATCCATTAAAGGCACACCACTCTACATGTCTCCAGAGCTGGTGGAGGAACGACCATACGACCACACCGCGGACCTCTGGTCTGTGGGCTGCATACTGTATGAGCTGGCAGTGGGCACTCCTCCCTTCTATACCACGAGCATCTTTCAGCTGGTCAGCCTCATTCTCAAGGACCCTGTGCGCTGGCCCCCCACCATTAGTCCTTGCTTCAAG AACTTCCTTCAGGGACTGCTCACCAAGGACCCCCGGCAGCGTCTGTCCTGGCCAGACCTGTTACATCATCCCTTTATTGCTGGTCGTGTCACCA TATTAACCGAGTCAGCAGGCCCAGATTTGGGTACCCCATTCACCAGTCGCTTACCCCCAGAACTTCAGGTCCTAAAGGACCAACAGGCGCATCGTCTGGCCCCCAAGGGCAATCGATCTCGCATCTTGCGGCAAGCCTATAGGCACATGGCTGAGGAGGCCAAGCAGAAG AAACACCAGAACCCAGGACCTGCCCTCGAGCAAGAGGACAGGACCAGCAAGGTGGCTTCTGGCACAGCCTCTCTGACCAGACTAAAGGCCACTCCTCAGGAACCAAGTCTCTTGACTGGGGTCTTAGGCTCAGAAATGAAGAGCAGCTGGGCTGAGTGGAGGGCTGGAGAAGCTCCCCCTGCGCCTTG CAGGGAAAACTGGATCACCCAGGATTGTGAGCAAGCATTCCCAGAGCTGAGGCCAGAGGTGGTGGGCCAGCAGAGCCTTGATGCAGTGGACCTAGAAAATGAG GAGCCAGGCAACGATGATGCTGAGTGGCGGCACCTGCTAGagaccactgagcctgtgcccgTCCAACTGAAGGCCCCTCTCGCCCTGCTGTGCAATCCCGACTTCTGCCAGCGCATCCAGAGTCAGCTGCATGAGGCTGGAGGGCAG ATCCTGAAAGGCGTGCTGGAGGGCGCTTCCCATATCCTTCCTGTGCTCCGGGTCCTGAGCAGTCTTCTGTCCAGCCGCGGTGGTGACTCTGTTTCCTTGTACTCCTTCTGCCGAGGGGCAGGGCTCCCCTGGCTGCTGCTCAGCCTCCTCCGACACAGCCAGGAGAGCAGCAGTATCCAGCAG CAGCGTTGGTATGGGACCTTCTTACGGGACCTGATGGCTGTGATTCAGGCCTACTTTGCCTGCACCTTCAATCTGGAGAGGAGCCAGACAGGTGACAG CCTACAGGTATTTCAGGAAGCTGCCAACCTCTTTCTGGAGCTCTTGGGGAAACTACTGGCCCAACCAGATGACTCCGAGCAGACTTTGCGGAGGGACAGCCTTATG TGCTTTACTGTTCTGTGTGAAGCCATGGATGGGAACAGCTGGACCATCTCCAGAGCTTTCTACTCCAGCCTGATGACCACACAGCGGGCTGTGTTGGACGGGCTCCTTCATGGCTTGACAGTTCCACAGCTCCCTTTCCACAGCCCCCCAG GAGCCCCCGAGGTGAGCCAGCTGCTTCGGGAGCAGAGTGAGGATCTGCCTGGAGCCCTCTCCTCGGCACTGGCAGCCTTATGCACTGCTCCTGTGGGGCTACCTGGCTGCTGGGAAGCCAAGGCGCAG ATCTCCCGGCATTTGGCAAACCAGCTCACTGAAGACAGCAACCAACTGAGGTCATCCCTCATCTCTGGCCTGCAGCATCCCATCCTGTGCCTACACCTTCTCAAG GTTCTCTACTCCTGCTGCCACGTCAGTGAGCCCCTGTGCTGTCTTCTAGGGCGAGAGCCCCTGGCCTTGGAGTCACTGTGGAAGTTGGTCCAGGGCAAG GTAAAGGTAGTGGATTGGGAAGAGTCTGCTGAAGTGGCACTGTACCTCCTCTCCCTTCTTGTCCTTCACCTCCAAGATATGCCTTCTGG AATGGAGAAGCTAGGCAGTGAGGTTGCTACTGTCTTTACCCATTCACACGTCGTCTCTCTTGTG AGCGCGGCAGCCTGTCTGTTGGGACAGCTTGGTCAGCAAGGGGTGACTTTTGACCTCCAGCCTGTGGAGTGGATTGCAGCTGCCACATATGCCCTGTCCGCCCCTGCGGAG GTCCGGCTGACTCCACCGGGTGGCTGTGGATTCTATGATGGCCTCCTCATGCTTCTGCTGCAGCTGCTCACCCAG CAGGGGAAGGGTAATCCAGTAAGGGTCGTGGCTAGCTCAGAAATGTGGACCGTTCTGTGGCACCGCTTCTCCATGGTGCTGAGGCTCCCTGAGGAGGCATCTGTACAGGAAGAGGAGCTGTCACTGTCCAGTCCACAAAGCCCAGAGCCAGACTGGACGCTGATCTCACCCCAAG GTATGGCAGCCCTGCTGGGCCTGGCCATGGCCACCTTTACCCAGGAACCCCAGTTATGCCTGAGCCACCTGTCTCAGCGTGGAAGTATCCTCATGTCCACCCTGAAGCATCTGCTTTCGCCCAGCTTCCTGCATCACCTGACCCAGGC GCCTCAGGGGCCTGAGTTTCTCCCCGTTGTGGTGCTCTCTGTCTGCCAGCTCCTCTGCTTCCCCTTCGCCCTGGATGTGGACGCTGACCTCCTTGAAGGTGTCTTGGCTGACCTCACAGACTCAGAAGTCACAGCCCACCTGCTGCAG gTCTGCTGCCACCATCTTCCACTGACACAAGCCGAGCTGCCCATCAGTCTGCTCACACGCCTGGCCCTCTCTGAGCCCCCCTCTCTCAACCAGTTTGTGAGCACAGTAGCCGCCTGCCCTACAACCACCATCTCATTCCTCTCAGCTGCCCTCCTGGGTGACCAGCCGCTGCTGACCTCTgaccttctctccctcctggccCACACCGCTCGGGTACTGTCTCCCAGCCATTTGTCCTTTATCCAAGAACTCCTGGCTGGCCCCGATGAATCCTGTCGGCCCCTGCGCAGCCTCCTGGGCCACCCAGAGAATTCTGTGCGGGCCCGTACTTACGGGCTTCTGGGACACTTGCTCCAGCACAGCGGAGCCCTGCGTGGGGCCCTGCAGAGCCAGCTAGGACTGCTCAACCTTTTGCTGCTGGGGCTTGGAGACAAAGACCCTGCTGTGCGGCGTGGTGCCAGCTTTGCTGTGGGCAATGCAGCCTACCAAGCTGGTCCCCTGGGGCCTGCCCTGGCAGCTGCGGTGCCCGGTATGACCCAGCTCCTTGGAGATCCTCAGGCTGGTATCCGGCGCAATGCCGCATCAGCTCTGGGCAACTTGGGGCCTGAGGGTTTGGGGGACGAACTGGTACGGTGCCAAGTACCCCAGCGGCTCCTAGAGGTGGCGTGTGGAGACCCCCAGCCAAATGTGAAGGAGGCCGCCCTCGTTGCCCTCCGGAGCCTCCAACAGGAGCCCTGCATCCATCAG ggcatgtgggatcttagtttcctgaccagggattga